In Saccharothrix syringae, the following are encoded in one genomic region:
- a CDS encoding helix-turn-helix domain-containing protein, producing MTNAAGRPNLSVDELDPTGHGSLAQLLTTGPFPEALRAAIKASRLSLDRIQHRLALRGVTISVATLSYWQSGRRRPERPESLEALRHLETVLGVPQAGLSALLGPPRPRGRRSRPTTMMPIDALWERRERVANLLSKVDTTSDVKLGRISQHDRIEIAADGGQRSVWVRQILRAEQDGPDRWALVFETEESDVLPRVVNLRNCHLGRVVEDTEVNIMAAEMMFDRPLSRGETIIMEYELLFAEGHYPAGKNTFARKFRLPVREYVIEVRFDPSYLPARCQQYSVPAGDDTPSRRRNLALDSAGGVHAVALGFGPGVFGIRWEWPK from the coding sequence ATGACCAACGCTGCCGGTCGACCCAACCTGTCCGTCGACGAACTCGACCCGACGGGCCACGGCAGTCTTGCGCAGCTTCTCACCACCGGACCCTTCCCGGAGGCGTTGAGGGCTGCCATCAAGGCCAGCAGGCTGAGCCTGGACCGCATCCAGCACCGGCTTGCCCTGCGGGGGGTCACCATCAGCGTCGCCACGCTGAGCTACTGGCAGTCGGGTCGTCGTCGTCCCGAGCGGCCGGAGTCGCTGGAGGCGCTGCGGCACCTGGAGACCGTGCTGGGCGTGCCCCAGGCGGGCCTGTCGGCGCTCCTGGGACCGCCGCGGCCGCGGGGCAGGCGGTCGCGACCGACCACGATGATGCCGATCGACGCGCTGTGGGAGCGCCGCGAGCGGGTGGCGAACCTGCTCTCGAAGGTGGACACCACCTCGGACGTCAAGCTGGGCCGGATCAGCCAGCACGACCGCATCGAGATCGCCGCGGACGGCGGCCAGCGCTCGGTGTGGGTGCGGCAGATCCTGCGGGCCGAGCAGGACGGCCCGGACCGCTGGGCGCTGGTGTTCGAGACCGAGGAGTCCGACGTGCTGCCGCGGGTGGTGAACCTGCGCAACTGCCACCTCGGGCGCGTCGTGGAGGACACCGAGGTCAACATCATGGCCGCGGAGATGATGTTCGACCGGCCGCTGAGCCGCGGCGAGACGATCATCATGGAGTACGAGCTGCTGTTCGCCGAGGGCCACTACCCGGCGGGCAAGAACACCTTCGCCCGCAAGTTCCGGCTGCCGGTGCGGGAGTACGTGATCGAGGTGCGGTTCGACCCGTCGTACCTGCCGGCGCGGTGCCAGCAGTACAGCGTGCCCGCCGGTGACGACACCCCGTCGCGGCGCCGCAACCTCGCCCTGGACAGCGCGGGCGGCGTGCACGCCGTGGCGCTCGGTTTCGGGCCCGGCGTGTTCGGCATCCGCTGGGAGTGGCCGAAGTAA
- a CDS encoding S8 family serine peptidase: MTAAGAAVLLTLGVASPASADPTRASKGVEDTTAAQIAALQEIKRSLSGAESKMDSALVVEQRRRVDAGTFNRLPALQTGVKVGSGNTVLVDIRAHKVSDDLVNAVRAAGGGIRAVSAEGGTVRAQLPLAALPRLSARGDVRRVETAVEAKTFHQRDRKDTAAAPSKEDRAKAVEERTREALVSVQAARTGEGDRAHAADTARGEFHVTGTGVKLCALSDGVDTLAASQAAGELPADVEVLPGQEGDGNEGTAMLEILHDIAPNARLGFATAFNGDASFADNIRALRFQLGCDVIVDDVLYFNESPFQDGIIARAVDAVAADGALFFSSAGNEGNVADGTSGHWEGRFVDSGVGVGKFAGTAHDFNPDPAGKQVFNPLSDGSGNVPVTLFWADPLSSSFNDYDLYLANAQGNVVAFSQGVQDGTQDPYERLNTPASSSGLRLAVVKFRGEDKYLALSALGGRFKDAANGLKGFATPGVTRGHSAARGAISVAAAPAADPLPFDLEPGDPANPSGPFPGAFDGSQKPERFTSDGPRRVFFAPDGSPAEEVRQKPDLTAADGVTTSVPGFDPFFGTSAAAPNAAGIAGLILSGNPGLAPAEVRQALTATAVDIAQAGVDNRTGAGVVRADLALAYTGASPQPLARAQRPTVVNDADGSQYLKPGTTATVTVPVTNVGDGTAASTSLVLTSPTAGVTIAPRSRYYGNIDVGQTLTSTFKVTVPASATVGTGIRLDTRVTYSGATSPTTTSFTLVVGEPSREVKSFAYGGPVVAIPDNDPTGATVQIPVSGVGRASKVVLSVDGSQCTPNTDGSTTVGIDHTFVGDLVGTLTSPSGVTATVFQRNGATGSNLCQVVFDDSAAKSFSSVTSANAPFTGSWRPITPLAALLEQPADGTWTFKVVDAASTDRGSIRAVSLKINGYV, encoded by the coding sequence TTGACCGCAGCCGGTGCCGCCGTGCTGCTGACCCTGGGTGTCGCGTCACCCGCTTCCGCCGATCCGACCAGGGCGTCCAAGGGCGTCGAGGACACCACCGCCGCCCAGATCGCCGCGCTCCAGGAGATCAAGAGGTCGCTCTCCGGGGCCGAGTCCAAGATGGACAGCGCGCTCGTCGTCGAGCAGCGCCGCCGGGTCGACGCCGGCACGTTCAACCGCCTCCCCGCGCTGCAGACCGGGGTGAAGGTGGGCAGCGGGAACACCGTGCTGGTGGACATCCGCGCCCACAAGGTCAGCGACGACCTGGTCAACGCCGTCCGCGCCGCGGGCGGCGGCATCCGCGCGGTGTCCGCCGAGGGCGGCACGGTCCGCGCCCAGCTGCCCCTCGCCGCGCTGCCCCGGCTCTCCGCGCGCGGTGACGTGCGGCGCGTCGAGACCGCGGTGGAGGCCAAGACGTTCCACCAGCGCGACCGGAAGGACACCGCCGCGGCCCCGTCCAAGGAGGACCGGGCGAAGGCGGTCGAGGAGCGGACCCGCGAGGCGCTGGTCTCGGTGCAGGCGGCCAGGACCGGCGAGGGCGACCGGGCCCACGCCGCCGACACCGCCCGCGGCGAGTTCCACGTCACCGGCACCGGCGTGAAGCTGTGCGCGCTGTCCGACGGCGTCGACACGCTGGCCGCCTCGCAGGCGGCGGGCGAGCTGCCCGCGGACGTCGAGGTGCTGCCCGGCCAGGAGGGCGACGGCAACGAGGGAACCGCGATGCTGGAGATCCTCCACGACATCGCGCCCAACGCGCGCCTCGGCTTCGCCACGGCGTTCAACGGCGACGCCAGCTTCGCCGACAACATCCGCGCCCTGCGCTTCCAGCTGGGCTGCGACGTCATCGTCGACGACGTGCTGTACTTCAACGAGTCGCCGTTCCAGGACGGCATCATCGCCCGCGCGGTGGACGCGGTCGCCGCGGACGGCGCGCTGTTCTTCTCCTCCGCGGGCAACGAGGGCAACGTCGCCGACGGCACCTCGGGCCACTGGGAGGGCCGGTTCGTCGACTCCGGCGTGGGCGTGGGCAAGTTCGCGGGCACGGCCCACGACTTCAACCCCGACCCGGCGGGCAAGCAGGTGTTCAACCCGCTGTCGGACGGCTCCGGCAACGTGCCGGTGACGCTGTTCTGGGCCGACCCGCTGTCCTCGTCGTTCAACGACTACGACCTGTACCTGGCCAACGCGCAGGGCAACGTGGTGGCGTTCAGCCAGGGCGTGCAGGACGGCACCCAGGACCCGTACGAGCGGCTGAACACGCCGGCCAGCTCCAGCGGCCTGCGGTTGGCCGTGGTGAAGTTCCGCGGTGAGGACAAGTACCTGGCGCTGTCCGCCCTGGGCGGTCGCTTCAAGGACGCCGCCAACGGCCTCAAGGGCTTCGCCACCCCCGGCGTGACCCGCGGCCACTCGGCGGCCAGGGGCGCGATCAGCGTCGCGGCGGCCCCGGCGGCCGACCCGCTGCCGTTCGACCTGGAGCCGGGTGACCCGGCCAACCCGAGCGGGCCGTTCCCGGGTGCCTTCGACGGCTCCCAGAAGCCCGAGCGGTTCACCTCCGACGGCCCGCGGCGCGTGTTCTTCGCGCCCGACGGCTCCCCGGCCGAGGAGGTCAGGCAGAAGCCGGACCTGACCGCGGCGGACGGCGTGACCACGAGCGTGCCCGGGTTCGACCCGTTCTTCGGCACCTCGGCGGCGGCGCCCAACGCGGCGGGCATCGCGGGCCTGATCCTGTCCGGCAACCCCGGCCTGGCCCCGGCCGAGGTGCGGCAGGCGCTGACCGCCACCGCCGTCGACATCGCTCAGGCGGGTGTGGACAACCGCACCGGCGCCGGTGTCGTGCGCGCGGACCTGGCGCTGGCCTACACGGGTGCCTCGCCGCAGCCGCTGGCCAGGGCGCAGCGGCCGACCGTGGTCAACGACGCGGACGGCAGCCAGTACCTCAAGCCGGGCACCACCGCGACGGTGACCGTGCCGGTGACCAACGTCGGTGACGGCACGGCCGCGTCCACGAGCCTCGTGCTCACCTCGCCCACGGCGGGCGTGACGATCGCGCCGCGGTCGCGGTACTACGGCAACATCGACGTCGGCCAGACGCTGACCAGCACGTTCAAGGTGACGGTCCCGGCGTCGGCGACGGTGGGCACGGGCATCAGGCTGGACACCCGGGTGACCTACTCCGGTGCCACGTCGCCGACGACCACCTCGTTCACGCTGGTCGTGGGCGAGCCGTCGCGCGAGGTGAAGTCCTTCGCCTACGGCGGGCCGGTGGTGGCCATCCCGGACAACGACCCGACCGGCGCGACCGTCCAGATCCCGGTCAGCGGCGTCGGCCGCGCGTCCAAGGTCGTGCTCTCCGTCGACGGCTCGCAGTGCACGCCGAACACGGACGGTTCGACCACGGTGGGCATCGACCACACGTTCGTGGGTGACCTGGTCGGCACGCTGACCTCGCCGTCCGGCGTCACCGCGACGGTGTTCCAGCGCAACGGCGCGACCGGCTCGAACCTGTGCCAGGTCGTGTTCGACGACAGCGCCGCGAAGTCGTTCTCGTCGGTGACCAGCGCGAACGCGCCGTTCACCGGTTCGTGGCGGCCGATCACGCCGCTGGCCGCGCTGCTGGAGCAGCCCGCCGACGGCACGTGGACGTTCAAGGTGGTCGACGCGGCCTCGACCGACCGCGGTTCGATCCGCGCGGTCTCGCTGAAGATCAACGGTTACGTCTGA
- a CDS encoding deoxyguanosinetriphosphate triphosphohydrolase family protein, whose product MHQQHVDPRAERRSGGDVPVQPDLAAGPFRVDRDRVAGSPFFSRLGGVTQVISSTGSGLLVHNRLTHSLKVAQAARAIAERLNTRADVAVLLDKLGGCDPDVVEAAALGHDLGHPPFGHLGEQVLDRLARHRFGLADGFEGNAQSFRIVTTTDVRGPSAVGLDLTVAVRAAMLKYPWTRLSHPDPHPRHLPAPPRGAAEPPDAPGTGSAKFSAYVTELEDVRQARAYYAGRLEPWQQTVEASVMDTADDIAYAIHDVEDFYRVGVLQHATVSAELNTWLDRAVELAGLSAAELDAQQRRPGRSLEALRRRLHAKDSWAVDDDAFAQAVAKVRAELVDGLLAVPFDGSVEAEQAVAGFSARWTRRLVDAVGVVEEPTTRSGHVVLAVRQWHEVQVLKFVHRRFVLLRPDLALHQRGQARLLTALVEALEQWATDRHEANRLPRRLHDLVELAGREYAELARTDPSALVGATGDAPSGPDAVRTLARGRAVVDFVASLTDNQAAALLDALSGRTGQLWTDAFVL is encoded by the coding sequence ATGCACCAGCAGCACGTCGACCCGCGCGCCGAGCGCCGTTCCGGCGGGGACGTCCCCGTCCAGCCCGACCTGGCCGCAGGCCCGTTCCGCGTGGACCGGGACCGGGTGGCCGGTTCGCCGTTCTTCTCCCGCCTGGGCGGGGTGACGCAGGTGATCAGCTCGACCGGGTCGGGGTTGCTGGTGCACAACCGGCTCACCCACAGCCTCAAGGTCGCGCAGGCGGCCCGCGCGATCGCCGAGCGCCTGAACACCCGCGCGGACGTGGCGGTGCTGCTGGACAAGCTGGGCGGGTGCGACCCGGACGTGGTGGAGGCCGCGGCGCTGGGGCACGACCTGGGGCACCCGCCGTTCGGGCACCTGGGCGAGCAGGTACTCGACCGGCTGGCGCGGCACCGGTTCGGCCTGGCCGACGGGTTCGAGGGCAACGCGCAGTCGTTCCGGATCGTCACCACCACGGACGTGCGGGGCCCGTCGGCGGTGGGGTTGGACCTGACGGTGGCGGTGCGGGCGGCGATGCTGAAGTACCCGTGGACGCGGCTGTCGCACCCGGACCCCCACCCGCGGCACCTGCCCGCGCCGCCGCGGGGTGCCGCGGAGCCGCCGGACGCGCCGGGCACCGGGTCGGCGAAGTTCTCCGCCTACGTCACCGAGCTGGAGGACGTGCGGCAGGCGCGCGCCTACTACGCGGGGCGGTTGGAGCCGTGGCAGCAGACGGTGGAGGCGTCGGTGATGGACACCGCGGACGACATCGCCTACGCGATCCACGACGTGGAGGACTTCTACCGGGTGGGGGTGCTGCAGCACGCCACGGTGTCGGCGGAGCTGAACACGTGGCTGGACCGGGCGGTCGAGCTGGCCGGTCTGTCGGCGGCGGAGCTGGACGCGCAGCAGCGGCGGCCGGGACGGTCGTTGGAGGCGCTGCGCCGCCGCCTGCACGCGAAGGACTCGTGGGCGGTGGACGACGACGCGTTCGCGCAGGCCGTGGCGAAGGTGCGGGCCGAGCTGGTGGACGGGTTGCTGGCGGTGCCGTTCGACGGGTCGGTGGAGGCGGAGCAGGCGGTGGCGGGGTTCTCCGCGCGGTGGACGCGGCGCCTGGTGGACGCGGTCGGGGTGGTGGAGGAGCCGACGACGCGGTCGGGGCACGTGGTGCTGGCGGTGCGGCAGTGGCACGAGGTGCAGGTGCTGAAGTTCGTGCACCGCCGGTTCGTGCTGCTGCGCCCGGACCTGGCGCTGCACCAGCGCGGCCAGGCGCGGCTGCTGACGGCGCTGGTGGAGGCGCTGGAGCAGTGGGCGACCGACCGGCACGAGGCGAACCGGTTGCCGCGGCGGCTGCACGACCTGGTCGAGCTGGCCGGCCGCGAGTACGCCGAGCTGGCCCGGACCGACCCGTCCGCGCTGGTCGGCGCCACCGGTGACGCCCCGTCGGGGCCGGACGCGGTGCGGACGCTGGCGCGTGGCCGGGCGGTGGTCGACTTCGTGGCCTCGCTGACCGACAACCAGGCCGCGGCGCTGCTCGACGCCCTGTCCGGACGTACCGGACAACTGTGGACCGACGCCTTCGTACTGTGA
- a CDS encoding CHAT domain-containing protein, with amino-acid sequence MSESDHVNQSRGAGGPFVQARDVAGGIHFHSPPTARPRQLPPPIGEFTGRRAQLAELDALLDAPAAGGVVVSAVSGTAGVGKTALAIHWAHRVRALFPDGQLYADLRGYDREPPLPPGDVLAGFLRALGDTEVPDDLAERAARYRSLVADRRVLVVLDNARTDGQVQPLLPGSPTCFVVVTSRDRLPSLRVRYGAHGVDLDLLPLDDALSLLRATVGTRVDQDPDAAAALVRRCAHLPLALRITAELAATRPRAPLRELADELAEEGRLLGVAEDDRTIRTVFSWSVRQLDDEPRRVFRLLGLHPGRDYDAAAVAVLAEVDEGRARRAMDALARAHLVAERADRRYLMHDLLAAYARELAGGVDDDAVFRRLFRHYSEAAQRAVRAGDLTWFEAERFNLEVLAGNRRAPTAWHVHFVHSLAVLHRLAGDIPRALRHFQNARHVVERTPHRRREVMLDQAEALVVAGLYSEASLLLDELHECHGTSAELHRLGAIAALGSGDFDTAARWALAAAGAHGAAGHHREAASCALTRLAAVTAEPARAPRSALRDAMSTAAELKRHGAADEAGHALLIAARLLVTAGEAERATALLDEDDLDDPSAEHELLRRLCRAELALHRGDADGVLAHTEAAFTAAIERTAKCPARLTPAPMSTFYAQRLRELALRVVIGRPDPRPLFDFAERARVRHLKYLPHPLVTDSGVVEFDAVTRMIGNRALVSFVRVWNELFALVVAHGSLAVVELGHTDAVFELARTLRADIDAAAPDHLPAPLVRVIRASTERNAAELDRLVMRPLAPHIGDLELVIVPTGPLYSVAWAALPSLRGRPIVVAPSVTAWSTAETRLCAKFIGPRRTVFVLGPGMVVPHGELVTAAAFHPHAMIISGAEAKVETALDAIDGAGLVHLAAHGENEADNSSFSRLELADGPLFAHQFGELRKPPGQVILAACELALSRKAADDDALGFANGLLAAGAATVIAAVSRVGDDSAADAMYDYHRGLSTGKTPAQALAQAVAVDPVRRPFICIGTGEG; translated from the coding sequence TTGTCCGAGTCGGACCACGTCAACCAGTCCCGCGGCGCAGGCGGCCCGTTCGTGCAGGCCCGCGACGTGGCGGGCGGCATCCACTTCCACTCGCCGCCGACCGCGCGCCCGCGGCAGCTCCCGCCGCCGATCGGCGAGTTCACCGGCCGCCGGGCCCAGCTCGCCGAACTCGACGCGCTGCTCGACGCACCCGCCGCCGGCGGCGTGGTCGTCTCCGCGGTGTCCGGCACCGCCGGCGTCGGCAAGACCGCGCTGGCGATCCACTGGGCGCACCGCGTGCGCGCCCTGTTCCCCGACGGCCAGCTCTACGCCGACCTGCGCGGCTACGACCGGGAACCGCCGCTGCCGCCCGGCGACGTGCTCGCCGGGTTCCTGCGCGCCCTCGGCGACACCGAGGTGCCCGACGACCTGGCCGAACGCGCCGCCCGCTACCGCAGCCTGGTCGCCGACCGGCGCGTGCTCGTGGTCCTGGACAACGCCCGCACCGACGGGCAGGTCCAGCCGCTGCTGCCCGGCAGCCCGACCTGCTTCGTCGTGGTCACCAGCCGCGACCGCCTCCCCTCGCTGCGCGTCCGCTACGGCGCGCACGGCGTCGACCTCGACCTGCTGCCCCTCGACGACGCGCTGAGCCTGCTCCGCGCCACCGTCGGCACCCGGGTCGACCAGGACCCCGACGCCGCCGCCGCGCTCGTGCGGCGCTGCGCCCACCTGCCCCTGGCGCTGCGCATCACCGCCGAACTCGCCGCGACCAGGCCCCGCGCCCCGCTCCGCGAACTCGCCGACGAACTGGCCGAGGAGGGGCGGCTCCTCGGCGTCGCCGAGGACGACCGCACGATCCGCACCGTGTTCTCCTGGTCCGTGCGGCAGCTCGACGACGAGCCCCGGCGGGTGTTCCGGCTCCTCGGCCTGCACCCCGGCCGCGACTACGACGCCGCCGCGGTCGCCGTCCTCGCCGAGGTCGACGAGGGCCGCGCCCGCCGCGCGATGGACGCCCTGGCCCGCGCGCACCTCGTGGCGGAACGCGCCGACCGCCGCTACCTCATGCACGACCTGCTGGCCGCCTACGCGCGCGAACTGGCCGGGGGCGTCGACGACGACGCGGTGTTCCGAAGGCTGTTCCGGCACTACTCCGAAGCGGCCCAGCGGGCGGTGCGCGCCGGCGACCTGACCTGGTTCGAGGCGGAGCGGTTCAACCTGGAGGTCCTGGCCGGGAACCGACGTGCGCCGACCGCCTGGCACGTCCACTTCGTCCACTCGCTGGCCGTCCTGCACCGCCTGGCCGGCGACATCCCCCGCGCCCTCCGGCACTTCCAGAACGCCCGCCACGTGGTCGAGCGCACACCGCACCGCCGCCGAGAAGTCATGCTCGACCAGGCCGAGGCACTGGTGGTGGCGGGGCTGTACTCGGAGGCGTCACTGCTGCTGGACGAGCTGCACGAGTGCCACGGGACCTCCGCGGAACTCCACCGGCTCGGCGCGATCGCCGCCCTCGGCAGCGGCGACTTCGACACGGCCGCCCGCTGGGCCCTGGCCGCGGCCGGGGCGCACGGGGCAGCCGGGCACCACCGCGAGGCCGCCTCCTGCGCGCTGACCCGCCTGGCCGCCGTCACCGCCGAACCGGCGCGCGCACCCCGGAGCGCGCTGCGCGACGCCATGTCGACCGCCGCCGAGCTCAAGCGGCACGGCGCGGCCGACGAAGCCGGCCACGCGCTCCTGATCGCCGCGCGGCTGCTCGTCACCGCGGGCGAAGCCGAACGCGCGACCGCCCTCCTGGACGAGGACGACCTCGACGACCCCTCCGCCGAACACGAACTGCTGCGCCGGCTGTGCCGCGCCGAACTCGCGCTGCACCGGGGTGACGCGGACGGCGTGCTGGCGCACACCGAAGCGGCGTTCACCGCGGCGATCGAGCGGACGGCCAAGTGCCCGGCACGGCTCACCCCGGCACCGATGAGCACCTTCTACGCCCAACGCCTGCGCGAACTCGCGCTGCGCGTCGTCATCGGGCGCCCCGACCCCCGCCCCCTGTTCGACTTCGCCGAACGCGCCCGCGTCCGGCACCTCAAGTACCTGCCCCACCCGCTGGTCACCGACTCCGGGGTGGTCGAGTTCGACGCGGTCACCCGCATGATCGGCAACCGCGCCCTGGTCAGCTTCGTGCGGGTGTGGAACGAGCTGTTCGCCCTGGTCGTCGCGCACGGCAGCCTGGCCGTCGTGGAACTGGGCCACACCGACGCCGTCTTCGAACTGGCCCGGACGCTGCGCGCCGACATCGACGCCGCCGCACCCGACCACCTGCCCGCTCCCCTGGTCCGCGTCATCCGCGCCTCGACCGAGCGCAACGCCGCCGAACTGGACCGGCTCGTCATGCGGCCCCTCGCCCCGCACATCGGTGACCTCGAACTCGTCATCGTGCCGACCGGCCCCCTGTACTCGGTCGCCTGGGCCGCACTGCCCTCGCTGCGCGGCAGGCCGATCGTGGTCGCCCCCTCGGTGACCGCCTGGTCCACCGCCGAGACGAGGCTGTGCGCCAAGTTCATCGGCCCCCGGCGCACGGTGTTCGTCCTCGGTCCCGGCATGGTCGTCCCGCACGGGGAACTGGTCACCGCAGCCGCCTTCCACCCCCACGCCATGATCATCTCGGGGGCGGAGGCCAAGGTCGAGACCGCGCTCGACGCCATCGACGGCGCCGGCCTGGTGCACCTGGCGGCGCACGGCGAGAACGAAGCCGACAACTCGTCGTTCTCCCGACTGGAACTCGCCGACGGCCCCCTGTTCGCCCACCAGTTCGGCGAACTGCGGAAACCACCGGGGCAGGTCATCCTGGCCGCCTGCGAACTGGCGCTGAGCCGCAAGGCCGCCGACGACGACGCGCTCGGGTTCGCCAACGGCCTGCTCGCCGCCGGTGCCGCCACCGTCATCGCGGCCGTCAGCCGCGTCGGCGACGACTCGGCCGCCGACGCCATGTACGACTACCACCGAGGGCTCAGCACCGGGAAGACACCAGCCCAGGCACTGGCGCAGGCCGTCGCCGTCGACCCCGTGCGGCGACCCTTCATCTGCATCGGCACCGGGGAGGGCTGA